The Solanum dulcamara chromosome 2, daSolDulc1.2, whole genome shotgun sequence region AGGGCTCTGTTCagcatgaaaaatattttttttaaaaaaaatttaattggattttgtatttttttttatgttcagTAGGTAAGTAAAAAAATTGccctcaaaatatttgtatataaatttaaataaatattataggaGGCAGAGATGGAGAGTTACACCTTGTTTGTAGGGTTGTTACccgttgtattgtattgttagtttaaatctacttctagaaaaaaaaatgttgaacAAAAACGATCTTTCTAAAGTTAAGGCAGCAGATCGATCAGCTGCGGGATGGGAGCTAGTAGTCCGAACCGTATTGAAAAGGTTCCTGAGACACAGCATGGAAAAGCCGCTTATTTTAGTTTACATTCAAACCAAAGTATATActatgtttgttttgattgttatttaaaTTCTATCGTATCTTATCGTTTAAATCTATCATTAGGTAACGACGCAAAGACCCATTTTATGTAACAACTGATTTGGTGTAATCGCGtcgttaccttaatatttttttctcattttgtatttatttattatttaataattatatttcatcttttatctTACCTTTTCATAATAGTTCTGTTCCGTATCGTACTTTTCTTATAAGTATATCATTTAAATTATAGATGTGTATATTATGTAACGACGGAGAATGATACAATCtatccaaatattatatttattgaaataattCAGTACGATACAATATAacacaatacaatataatagaatatattagaaaatagcacgtaacaaccatccaaataaAGTGTTTAGGAGAGTGGGATAGCGGAGATGAGGGTTACAGGGTGGAGTTAAGGATGAGCAAAAAAACTATTTTGACCAACGTAACatggaaaaatcaaaaaatattttctttcctaACAACACACCCTTAAACTTCATGTCGACAAAGAGAGATGGATGAGTAGAAATGAAAACAAACAGATTTAAATGGTTGAAAAAAGTAGGAGAAGAAATGTTTAAAGTGACACATAGCCGGCCTAACTTTTTAGTAGGAGAAGAAATGTTTAAAGTGACACATAGCCGgcctaacttttttttataaaaaaaatgaaaacacaTCTCTTTTTGAAGGTCAAATGCTTTTTGAAGCTAGATTTTAGTATCCAAATTTCCCCCAAATCCTACTCCAAGAATCTTAACCTCATATTATAACGATTTTGTCTTCAAAGCTTCACCTAACAAGTAAGAACATCAAATTTCAAGAAGATGAGGTATGTTCTTCACTTGGTTATTGTTTATATGTCATAAGACTCTCTGTCCCAATTTAAGTATCTTAGTTTGAATAGACACCGAATTAAGATGAGGTATGTTCTCATTTGGTGGTTGTTTATATGTcataatactccctccgtcccaattTAAGTTTCTTAATGGAGTTTAAGAGCTAAAGAGATACTTATTTGTATGCCTGAGTAAGTTGAGTTCTAGTTGTCAATTTAATCATGTTGAGCCTCTAATGACAAAATTAGGCTACTTTATGAGTAGATTGACTATTGTGGGACGTCGTTGAATGAATGCTTAAGTTCAATCGAGTTGAGTGGAGATTGCATTTTAAAAAATCCTTTAAAGTGTTTGATAAATTTCATAACTGAtacttatgatttaaattgtgggCTTGTGCTTGTGGGAGTGAGTGGGTGCAAGTTTCGATATGTAAAATGATGTTTTTGCATATGTTTTTACAATGATGAAGCTCATGATCGTGTTTTGGATACCCGAATGTATTTGAACTATGTTTTGATGATTAAAAGCACATGTTTTATTAATCGTTATGTTGGCATTATTCTGGGTTGTAATGTTTGTTAGACTCTTGGAAATTCCTTCTTTTGTTATTGTTGGGTATAATCCATGTTTGTTGATGTGATGGTGCCATAAAGAGCATATCCATGGTGACTGATATAGGGGATAAGGGTTCATTCGATAGGGAGATGCTGGTGAATGCCCATCAAGGCCCCCCTTAGTTTGTGTCATGACATTATCATTTTTGCTTACCTCTGAACTTCCTCTAATATGATTTTTAGGAAATATACAGTACCACCTAAGTTAACTTGATCTTAATTAATTTGCTTACATTCTACAGTGACGAGTCACAGTTGATTCAGTCTTTGGTGAAGACAGTTTTGCATGAATTAAGCAATTCCCCAATGGTTGTAGCTCCAATTGTTGTTGGAATTGATTACCGTCTGAAAGAACTCGAAAAACAGCTGGATGTCAAAAGCAATGGTGTCAAATTTTTGGGGTTGCATGGAATAGGAGGAGTTGGTAAAACAACACTTTCTAAGGCTCTTTATAATAAACTTGCTTCCCATTTTACACACAGGACTTTTATCTTGAATGTTAAGGAAATAGTTACTCAACAAGGCATTATGTCCCTACAGAAGAAAATCATACAGGGTCTTTTCCCCAGCAATGCGTTCTCCTTCACCCCTGACAATGCCATTGAGGGAAGAGAAAAGTTCAGGCGAATGCTTCGAGAAAAGCGCATCCTCCTGGTCTTAGATGATGTTGATGATGTAAACATACTAAAGACACTAATTGGGGGGAAAAGTTGGTTTTTTGAAGGAAGCAGGGTTGTCATTAGTACTAGAAACAGAGGAGTTCTGATAGAAGACATCGTCGACGAGACGTATGAGGTGAGAGAATTGGGTGATACTGACTCACTAAAACTATTCAGTTACCACGCATTTAGAAGACCAGACCCATCCCCAGCTTTTCTGAATATATCCAAGCAAATTGTCTCAATTACTGGAAAGCTACCATTGGCTCTCGAAGTTTTTGGTTCTTTCTTGTTTGATAAAAGAAGCCAGGAGGAATGGGTAGATGCTCTAGGAAAGCTAAAACAAATTCGCTCACCCCGTCTTCATGACATCTTGAAAATAAGTTATGATGGTCTTGATGATGAGGAGAAGTGTATATTCCTGGATGTTGCATGTTTATTTCTTGATCAACTAGACAAGAAAGTAGAAAATGTAATTGATGTGATGAAAGGATGTGGTTTTAGAGCCAGAATTGCATTTGACACATTGACCACTAGATCGTTGGTTAAGGTGATTGATGGTGGGGACTTGTGGATGCATGACCAGATAAGAGATATGGGAAGACAGATTGTTCTGCAAGAAGGCTTTTCAGATCCTGGAAAGCGCAGCAGGCTGTGGGATGTTGCTGATGTTTTGAGTGTGCTACAAGGAAGGAAGGTATGACTTTCTTTATGAATTTAACTTATACACTATGCCAGTAAATTCTTTTCTATTATCAGCATTTTCTAACCTGTCTTGTTTTCCCTATAACAGATCCCTCTTTTTACGAACAGTTACCTGTAGTTATATTAGGTAACCATAAAGAAGTTAATATACTACTTCTGCCGGTATAAAGGCTTAAACACTTTCAGGCATCTTGTACTCTTAATTTTCATTCTTAATATACTACAAGAACTTCCAGCTGCTTTCTTGGGATTTTATTTTCTGCTAAACTTATATTATACTAGAAAAATTAAATGTGTTATGAAAACAACAGGGAACACAGCACATCCAAGGGATCATCCTGGATCAGCAACAGAGGTACTCATCAAAGATCAAAAGTGCAAAAGCAATTACTAGAGAGAAATTTCAAGAGGTTCCCAGTTTCAGTTCTGCGTTGGCTTACATTAAAGAGTTATACAAAGGGCAATTCCAAGATGATGCAAAAGAAACCAATAAGTTGGTATTGAATACTGAAGTATTTGATCCAATGGTTAATCTGCGGCTACTCCAACTTGATAATGTGAAACTAGAGGGAAATTTGGAGAAGTTACCTTCTTCACTAAAATGGCTCCAGTGGAAAAGATGCACTCTTTCAAGTTATTATTCTAATTACTATCCAAGTGAACTTGCCATACTTGATCTCTCAGAGAGCCAAATAGAGACAATTGGAAGCCGGGAATGGACCTGGAGTCGCAAAAAGGTATGCTTTACTCGTCATGCTGATGAAACACTTACTAAACCATAGTGCTTGCATTTTTCAGTTCTTAAGCTTTTATATTTTTCACATATGTAATAAATTAATGTCAAGAACTTGCTGATGAAGGGTGATAATCTGGCAAAGAAGAAGCTAAAATTTCTCTTGTCATCTATGATCATTTATTGTTATAAAAAATGAAGCAGCATTGGATTACAGAGCTCCCGAAGGGAAATCATAATCACAGAACTTTGGTTCTATAGAATTTGAatacttgaattgcatcctgtAGTTGATGAAAGTCCTGATATGGTCTCATTTCTTTCAATCCCAAATATATATTCTTTCACCATGTTTTTCTGAACTCTGCAGGCGGccaacaagttgaaagttatCAATATCTCTGATTGTCATAAAATAACAGCTATTCCCGATTTATCCATGCATAAAATGTTGGAAAAATTGATAGCTGAGCGTTGCAGTAACTTGCAAAGGATTCACAAAACAATTGGGAATCTGAAAACTTTACGTCATTTAAATCTAAGAGATTGCCGCAACCTTGTTGAATTTCCAGGTGAGGTCTCTGGGCTGAAAAATCTTGAAAAGATGATACTCTCGGGTTGCTCGAGATTGAAACAGCTACCTGAAGATATAGGCAAGATGAAGTCTTTACAAGAACTTCTATTAGATGAGACTGCTATAGAGAAGTTGCCTTCAAGTATATTTCGCTTAACAAAACTTGAAAGGTTAAGCTTAAACCACTGCTACTCATTGAAACAACTTCCCGGGTCATTAGGAAATTTAAGTGCTTTGAAGGAACTCTCTCTTAATGGTTCTGCTGTGGAAGAAATACCTGATTCTATCAAACATTTGGAGAACCTTCATACACTAAGCTTAATTAGGTGTAAGTCACTTGCTGCTCTTCCCTATTCTGTTGGCAACCTCAAATCTTTAGCAAATCTCTGGCTTTATGGCAGTGCAATAGAAACTATGACAGAATCTATTGGTAGTCTATATTATCTTAGGTCCTTATCGCTTGGAAACTGTCAGCATTTGACTGCATTGCCTGTTTCAATTAAAGGATTGGCTTCTTTGGTTGAGCTTCAAATAGATACGGTTCCAATCCATAGTCTTCCATATATTGGAACCCTTAAATCACTGAAGACTCTCGAGATAAGGAACTGTGAGCGCCTTGGCTCGCTTCCCCACTCCATTGGAGAATTATTAGCTCTTAGAACAATGACTATTACTCGAAATGATGCTATCACGGAGCTGCCAGAATCAGTTGGGAAATTGCAGAATCTTGTCATATTGAGATTGACCAACTGTAAGCGACTGTGCAAACTGCCAGCTTCTTTTGGGGAACTGAAGAACTTGGTACACTTGCTAATGGAGGAGACTGCAGTAACAGTATTACCTGAAACATTTGGGAAGCTATCTAGCTTAATGATTCTGAGGATGGGAAAGAAACCTTTCTCTCAGGTAGACAGTGGTGAAATtagtataaatattatattttgaatccacattttcaaaaattaaattttgtatACACCGGTGCAGGTACCACAAAGTACTGAAACCCCAGAAACAGCTACCTATACAGAAAGGGAAACCGTACCTATTGTGCTTCCTTCATCTTTCTCAGAGTTATCCTTGTTAGAAGAACTTGATGCACGTGCATGGAGAATAGTTGGTAAAATACCTGATGATTTTGAGAAATTATCATAtttggagttcatcaatcttggTCACAATGATTTTTCCTATCTTCCGTCTAGTCTGAAAGGACTACATTTCTTGAAAAAGCTCTTAATTCCCCATTGCAAACAGCTGAAagctcttcctcctcttccttcAAGTTTGCTCGAGATAAATGCTGCAAACTGTGGAGCACTAGAGAGTATACACAATATCTCAGAATTAGTGTTCTTGAGGGAGCTAAACCTTGCGAATTGCATGAGTTTGGTTGACATCCAAGGTATCGAATGCTTGAGATCCTTAAAAATGCTACATATGGTTGGATGCAACGTCTCTTGTGCCTCTATTGTTAGAAAACTTGATAAGGTACTGTTTTCTCCTATATGTTCTTTAGGTGTTTGATTTGTaagtggaaaatattttccagcaaaaaagtaataataatatgagCAAATCGGAGAGTGTCTTGATGAAACTTTTTAGTATTTAAAGATTGATAATTTATAAATGTTGGTTAAAACACTAATATGAAGTTAGGAGTCGAGATAAATGATAGTAGtaattaagaaagaaaacagACTATTTGGCCAGAAGTGAAGAAAGTcattatttctctttcatggAGAATATTTTCTGGCAAACAAATACCAAAAGATGAAATATTTCGTGAAAACATTTTCCGGATTTTTTTTCcgtcataccaaacacaccatTTCTTTCATTCAATTTCTTGCCAAAAAAGTTACCTTAATGAAAAAGGTTTTCACATTCAGGTTGCTGTGAAGAACTTGGATAATTTTAGTATTCCAGGCAGTGAAATCCCAAGTTGGTTTACTCCAAGCGAGGTGCATTTCTCAAAGCAGGAAAACAATGAAATCAAAGCAGTGATTATTGCTATAGTTGTTTCTGTGAACTGTGCTGAACCAGATGAATTGAGGGATGAATTGCCTGTACTTGCTAATGTCATGGCGAAAATCGTTAGAGCAAAAAGAGCGGTATTTACTACTAATATGTACTTGGCAGGAGTCCCAACTACGCCCGAGGATCAAGTTTATATATGCAGGTATCAAGATTATCATCAATTAGTGTCATTTCTCGAAGATGGTGATATAATACAGGTAGGCTTGGGCAACTTACCCATTACAGGGATTGAACTGAAGAAGTGTGGAATACATTTAGTGCATGAAAGTGATGATGATTATGAAGGTAATGAAGAATCATTAGATGAAAGCCAACAATCTGTATCGGAAAGATTAACAAGGTTTTATGGGGCCTCTAATAGAGAGAGCAATATCCTCAGCTCGAACTCAGCTCAAGAAGACGGAGAAGGGGAAGGAACACATAACTTTTTTAGTTTTGTTAAGGAGATTTTTTGTGCTTTAAAATACCTTCTCTTTAGGAGATTTTAAACCACATGAGCGTGGATTCTTCGTTTAAATTGATGTACTAGTGTTGAATATGTTCGTCGTATGATTGTTTATGCTGTGATCAGTAATGTATAGATTGTTATGCAGTGACTAATAATGCATCGAGAATCTGGAAAAAAAACATCAGCATTTGAAGTTGGTTTATTTTCTCATTTGAAGTTGTTTGCAGTCAGCAATTTGTAAAACACCAGCATTAACCTTTTATTGGTTTTTACATGAATAGAAGTTACTCTTGTTAAATTTATGCGGCCACCTAATTCACTGAAGAACCTGGTTCTTCGGTTAGTTAACAAGAAGTAAAGTGTGGAATGTAATCAACACAAAGAATTTTATTGTGGAAAACTTTGTTCGAGGAAGTAAAGTACCCACTATCTATTCTAGTAGAGTTTGCCTAAAAAAATAAGGGCAATTTTAGGTTACAATTCTATAATCAACGGGGCCAATTCGAACATCTTTCCTTTCCTAATTGCAACTATCTCTTTTAAGATTTACCCCAATCTTTAAAGTATTTACCACTAAAGAAAACAAATACCTATTGTAATTCTTTCTGTGAAAGTAAATAGGTTACAATTTAAGAACGATCAACTGAACAAGGAGATTTTCCATGTGAAATGGTTTTTCCATACCCACTATTTCTGCCTCTCATAGTCTTTGCATAGATTGTATAAAAAGATTTTTGGAATAATACGTATCAAACacaataaaataagtaaaaaaaattcttatttttcgtggaaaatatttttctttcatacCAAAAAAATGCACACCCTTGAAGTAGAATAGTTAGGAGGTCTAACAaaagagatttaaaaaaatcaagctcttttttttattgatttctcattcgatattcaatattcatattgAAAACCGACTAAAttcagactcaagccaaaaaaaaagatttaagttCTTACTTGGATAATAGGAAAAGTAGGCCTCAAGAGGGAGAAAAACAGATGTGGTGGCCCAATGATTCCAACTGAATATTTCTTTCCCTTTTTAACCCTTTTTAGGCAATTTGCCTAAACTTGAATCTCAAAAAACTTTAGACCAAGTCTTATGACTTTGCTTGTTATGAGTCCAATAAATGTTAAAGGAGAATGCAAAGACAAAAGAGCCTACTTTGTCTTTAATTCACTTTGAAGAGAGTACCATCTTGGCCTTTACTTTCCTTTtctgttttttctcttttcttttgaacttaatttttttttatttttgattgccATGCTCAAGAATCAAAGAATATATACATATGCTTGGTTTTGCAACAAGTTTGAATGGACCAAAGACCAAAACAGTGCTCACATCCCCCACTAA contains the following coding sequences:
- the LOC129880253 gene encoding disease resistance protein RPV1-like isoform X1 — encoded protein: MEKFEQEAITASLSSLRLNYDIFLSFRGEDTRENITKNLYDALYSKGIRVFRDSEGLAQGDEIAPGLIEAINDSAAAIAIISPNYASSRWCVEELATICELGKLVLPVFYKVDPSDVRRQRGPFLDDFRDLERKFEPEKMVRWRNAMERVGGVSGWVYNNGDESQLIQSLVKTVLHELSNSPMVVAPIVVGIDYRLKELEKQLDVKSNGVKFLGLHGIGGVGKTTLSKALYNKLASHFTHRTFILNVKEIVTQQGIMSLQKKIIQGLFPSNAFSFTPDNAIEGREKFRRMLREKRILLVLDDVDDVNILKTLIGGKSWFFEGSRVVISTRNRGVLIEDIVDETYEVRELGDTDSLKLFSYHAFRRPDPSPAFLNISKQIVSITGKLPLALEVFGSFLFDKRSQEEWVDALGKLKQIRSPRLHDILKISYDGLDDEEKCIFLDVACLFLDQLDKKVENVIDVMKGCGFRARIAFDTLTTRSLVKVIDGGDLWMHDQIRDMGRQIVLQEGFSDPGKRSRLWDVADVLSVLQGRKGTQHIQGIILDQQQRYSSKIKSAKAITREKFQEVPSFSSALAYIKELYKGQFQDDAKETNKLVLNTEVFDPMVNLRLLQLDNVKLEGNLEKLPSSLKWLQWKRCTLSSYYSNYYPSELAILDLSESQIETIGSREWTWSRKKAANKLKVINISDCHKITAIPDLSMHKMLEKLIAERCSNLQRIHKTIGNLKTLRHLNLRDCRNLVEFPGEVSGLKNLEKMILSGCSRLKQLPEDIGKMKSLQELLLDETAIEKLPSSIFRLTKLERLSLNHCYSLKQLPGSLGNLSALKELSLNGSAVEEIPDSIKHLENLHTLSLIRCKSLAALPYSVGNLKSLANLWLYGSAIETMTESIGSLYYLRSLSLGNCQHLTALPVSIKGLASLVELQIDTVPIHSLPYIGTLKSLKTLEIRNCERLGSLPHSIGELLALRTMTITRNDAITELPESVGKLQNLVILRLTNCKRLCKLPASFGELKNLVHLLMEETAVTVLPETFGKLSSLMILRMGKKPFSQVPQSTETPETATYTERETVPIVLPSSFSELSLLEELDARAWRIVGKIPDDFEKLSYLEFINLGHNDFSYLPSSLKGLHFLKKLLIPHCKQLKALPPLPSSLLEINAANCGALESIHNISELVFLRELNLANCMSLVDIQGIECLRSLKMLHMVGCNVSCASIVRKLDKVAVKNLDNFSIPGSEIPSWFTPSEVHFSKQENNEIKAVIIAIVVSVNCAEPDELRDELPVLANVMAKIVRAKRAVFTTNMYLAGVPTTPEDQVYICRYQDYHQLVSFLEDGDIIQVGLGNLPITGIELKKCGIHLVHESDDDYEGNEESLDESQQSVSERLTRFYGASNRESNILSSNSAQEDGEGEGTHNFFSFVKEIFCALKYLLFRRF
- the LOC129880253 gene encoding disease resistance protein RPV1-like isoform X2; amino-acid sequence: MSDESQLIQSLVKTVLHELSNSPMVVAPIVVGIDYRLKELEKQLDVKSNGVKFLGLHGIGGVGKTTLSKALYNKLASHFTHRTFILNVKEIVTQQGIMSLQKKIIQGLFPSNAFSFTPDNAIEGREKFRRMLREKRILLVLDDVDDVNILKTLIGGKSWFFEGSRVVISTRNRGVLIEDIVDETYEVRELGDTDSLKLFSYHAFRRPDPSPAFLNISKQIVSITGKLPLALEVFGSFLFDKRSQEEWVDALGKLKQIRSPRLHDILKISYDGLDDEEKCIFLDVACLFLDQLDKKVENVIDVMKGCGFRARIAFDTLTTRSLVKVIDGGDLWMHDQIRDMGRQIVLQEGFSDPGKRSRLWDVADVLSVLQGRKGTQHIQGIILDQQQRYSSKIKSAKAITREKFQEVPSFSSALAYIKELYKGQFQDDAKETNKLVLNTEVFDPMVNLRLLQLDNVKLEGNLEKLPSSLKWLQWKRCTLSSYYSNYYPSELAILDLSESQIETIGSREWTWSRKKAANKLKVINISDCHKITAIPDLSMHKMLEKLIAERCSNLQRIHKTIGNLKTLRHLNLRDCRNLVEFPGEVSGLKNLEKMILSGCSRLKQLPEDIGKMKSLQELLLDETAIEKLPSSIFRLTKLERLSLNHCYSLKQLPGSLGNLSALKELSLNGSAVEEIPDSIKHLENLHTLSLIRCKSLAALPYSVGNLKSLANLWLYGSAIETMTESIGSLYYLRSLSLGNCQHLTALPVSIKGLASLVELQIDTVPIHSLPYIGTLKSLKTLEIRNCERLGSLPHSIGELLALRTMTITRNDAITELPESVGKLQNLVILRLTNCKRLCKLPASFGELKNLVHLLMEETAVTVLPETFGKLSSLMILRMGKKPFSQVPQSTETPETATYTERETVPIVLPSSFSELSLLEELDARAWRIVGKIPDDFEKLSYLEFINLGHNDFSYLPSSLKGLHFLKKLLIPHCKQLKALPPLPSSLLEINAANCGALESIHNISELVFLRELNLANCMSLVDIQGIECLRSLKMLHMVGCNVSCASIVRKLDKVAVKNLDNFSIPGSEIPSWFTPSEVHFSKQENNEIKAVIIAIVVSVNCAEPDELRDELPVLANVMAKIVRAKRAVFTTNMYLAGVPTTPEDQVYICRYQDYHQLVSFLEDGDIIQVGLGNLPITGIELKKCGIHLVHESDDDYEGNEESLDESQQSVSERLTRFYGASNRESNILSSNSAQEDGEGEGTHNFFSFVKEIFCALKYLLFRRF